A section of the Pedobacter sp. HDW13 genome encodes:
- a CDS encoding response regulator transcription factor produces the protein MAKKNILVIEDNHAILDVITLILESEAFNVAGLNKGADFISHVHDFNPDVIIMDIMLPDTDGRILLKEIKGTDTTQHIPVLMISARYNATNYILDGIEADDFMAKPFNIDDLMDKIYALLKKRVS, from the coding sequence TTGGCAAAAAAAAACATTTTGGTTATCGAAGATAATCATGCAATCCTTGATGTTATTACCCTGATTTTAGAAAGCGAGGCTTTTAATGTGGCCGGTTTAAATAAGGGCGCAGACTTCATCAGCCATGTCCACGATTTTAATCCAGATGTGATTATTATGGATATTATGCTGCCAGACACCGATGGAAGGATACTTTTGAAGGAAATTAAGGGTACCGATACAACACAACACATCCCGGTTTTAATGATTTCGGCACGTTATAATGCAACTAACTATATCCTCGATGGTATTGAAGCAGATGATTTCATGGCCAAACCTTTTAACATTGACGATTTGATGGATAAGATCTACGCCTTACTCAAAAAAAGAGTAAGTTAA
- a CDS encoding mechanosensitive ion channel family protein translates to MTLDTANLNSFYNKAYDWIITKGPSVILGIVLLILGLWLIKLLGKWLQNGMHRKDVNPSLRPFLTSLILITLRILLVLTIMQVIGVQLTFLTVLIGGIGVAAGLALSGTLQNFASGVLILLLKPFVVGDNIIAQGQEGTVTSIQIFYTIVKTFDNRTVVIPNGKLSNEVIINISREGSRRVDIEMKFSYGIDYDLLVGIFNKTVDEFKACLKTPERRIGVSVLEESGYKVIFNIWVKAHGFTDTKLSFQRELMKNLKLDGIKLPGMPD, encoded by the coding sequence ATGACATTAGACACCGCTAACCTAAACAGCTTTTATAACAAAGCTTACGATTGGATTATAACCAAAGGCCCCTCAGTAATATTAGGTATTGTTTTACTCATTTTAGGATTATGGCTTATTAAGCTGCTTGGCAAATGGTTGCAAAATGGAATGCACCGTAAAGATGTAAACCCATCGTTGCGTCCTTTTCTTACCAGTTTAATATTGATTACACTGCGCATTTTACTGGTACTAACCATAATGCAGGTTATTGGTGTTCAGCTCACATTTTTAACCGTACTGATAGGAGGTATTGGCGTTGCAGCTGGTTTGGCTTTATCCGGAACCTTACAAAATTTTGCAAGCGGAGTACTTATTTTATTGCTTAAGCCGTTTGTGGTAGGCGATAATATCATTGCACAGGGGCAGGAGGGAACGGTTACATCTATCCAGATATTCTATACCATTGTTAAAACTTTCGATAACCGCACGGTAGTTATTCCGAATGGAAAATTATCAAACGAAGTTATTATCAACATTAGCAGAGAAGGCAGCAGACGGGTAGATATTGAGATGAAATTTAGTTACGGGATAGATTATGATCTGTTAGTCGGGATTTTTAATAAAACGGTAGATGAATTTAAGGCTTGCTTAAAAACACCCGAGCGGAGAATAGGGGTATCGGTTTTAGAAGAAAGTGGTTATAAAGTAATTTTCAATATTTGGGTAAAGGCACATGGTTTTACCGATACAAAATTATCTTTTCAGCGGGAATTGATGAAAAACCTAAAACTGGACGGAATAAAATTACCAGGAATGCCTGATTAA
- a CDS encoding STAS/SEC14 domain-containing protein, with protein MLAEITGLPDQVFGVRATGEVTSEDIKHVLQPGLKRTADKFNEIRYLLVLDTDVKNFTAGAWVQDAMAGLQNFTKWKKIAVVTAEKGVEWFTDIFTVATPGSSKGFKPDELEAAKAWLLNND; from the coding sequence ATGTTAGCAGAAATTACGGGCTTACCCGATCAGGTTTTTGGGGTAAGGGCCACAGGCGAAGTAACCAGCGAAGATATTAAACATGTTCTGCAGCCAGGCCTTAAAAGAACAGCCGATAAGTTTAATGAAATCAGGTATTTACTTGTTTTAGATACCGATGTTAAAAATTTTACCGCAGGCGCCTGGGTACAGGATGCCATGGCAGGACTACAAAATTTTACCAAATGGAAAAAAATAGCTGTTGTAACTGCCGAAAAAGGGGTGGAGTGGTTTACCGATATTTTTACTGTAGCCACTCCCGGTTCTTCTAAAGGTTTTAAGCCCGATGAACTTGAAGCGGCCAAAGCCTGGTTACTCAATAATGATTAA
- a CDS encoding alpha/beta hydrolase → MKIKHLKNTAFLLAGIMLLWACSSNTKTSSTNDTTLTDSTAVTSLKPVGPPPEWGKTIKPEMQTVIEKLASYGDKPLETLSATDAHKNHTPTDAVMDLVEQNRISLPTPKVDTTGKDIAVSGGKIHLRIYTPKTGNGPYPLIVYYHGGGFVIANLDVYNASAQALAEQVGAVVISVAYRLAPENKFPTAHNDAFAAYEWAVKNAFDLKADPGKIAVAGESAGGNLAANVSVMARDKQIMIPVHQLLVYPIAQANMNTTSYKTYEKAKPLNKAMMGWFTEKYLNTMIEAEDPKISLVNANLKGLPPTTIITAEIDPLHDDGVMLADKLKAAGVKVSSKNYDGVTHEFFGMAIVVPEAKAAQAYAAEQLKAAFK, encoded by the coding sequence ATGAAAATCAAACATTTAAAAAACACAGCATTTTTACTTGCGGGTATAATGTTGCTTTGGGCATGTAGCAGCAATACCAAAACGAGTAGCACGAACGATACTACCTTAACCGATTCTACTGCTGTTACCAGTTTAAAACCTGTTGGTCCACCACCCGAATGGGGTAAAACCATTAAACCTGAAATGCAAACGGTTATCGAAAAATTAGCCAGTTATGGCGATAAACCCCTTGAAACATTAAGCGCTACCGATGCCCACAAAAACCACACACCTACTGATGCTGTTATGGATCTGGTTGAACAAAACCGCATTAGCCTGCCTACACCAAAAGTAGATACTACCGGTAAAGATATAGCTGTTAGTGGGGGTAAGATACATCTGCGTATTTACACTCCAAAAACAGGTAATGGCCCTTACCCACTTATCGTTTATTACCATGGAGGTGGTTTTGTAATTGCAAACCTCGATGTGTATAATGCTTCGGCTCAGGCTTTGGCAGAACAGGTTGGCGCGGTTGTAATTTCGGTAGCTTACCGTTTGGCGCCTGAAAATAAATTTCCAACAGCCCATAACGATGCTTTTGCTGCCTACGAGTGGGCGGTTAAAAATGCATTCGATTTAAAGGCCGATCCTGGCAAAATTGCAGTAGCAGGCGAAAGTGCGGGAGGAAATTTGGCAGCCAATGTTTCGGTTATGGCGCGCGATAAACAGATTATGATTCCGGTACATCAGCTTTTGGTTTATCCCATTGCACAAGCCAATATGAATACTACATCATACAAAACATACGAAAAGGCCAAACCTTTGAATAAAGCCATGATGGGTTGGTTTACAGAAAAATATTTAAACACCATGATTGAAGCCGAGGATCCTAAAATTTCGCTGGTAAATGCCAACTTGAAAGGCTTGCCGCCAACAACCATTATTACCGCCGAAATAGACCCGCTACACGATGATGGAGTAATGTTGGCCGATAAGCTTAAAGCCGCCGGTGTTAAGGTGTCGAGTAAAAATTACGATGGTGTAACGCACGAATTCTTCGGGATGGCCATTGTTGTTCCGGAAGCTAAAGCAGCACAGGCTTACGCAGCAGAGCAACTGAAAGCCGCTTTTAAATAA
- a CDS encoding glycosyltransferase family 4 protein, which yields MKIAYISTSLPRECGLATFNHNLVTALSLNGDYDPVKSFIVALNESDNIVEHVYGKEVKFVIRQQNQHDYIEAADFINNSEVDTCIIEHEFGIYGGNSGVFLLSLVNRLNKPFIIILHTVLKDPNFMQLTILKELARKSAKIVVMSKKAVMFLTSIYQIPKAAIRLIEHGVPDLEPATNNEIAENSLFRDRKVLFTFGLISRNKGLETVIKALPKIVEQHPEVLYVILGNTHPGVVKHNGEEYRNSLKALAKNLGVENNITFVNKFVSENELHQYLTACSIYITPYLNEAQITSGTLSYAVGAGAAVVSTPYWHAQELLADNRGRLFDFKDDAHLSSIVNELLSDNDTYQQLKQNAYAYGLNLRWPAIGNVYLKTLREALNEEKKPERAIPPIIDVERMPVLNLSHIALLTDDTGIIQHARFGIPNLKEGYCIDDNARALIMSLMACEYDKNPNALKFMPVYLSFIQYMQTENGNFRNFLSFNRKYLDEVGSEDSFGRTIWALGHLICSAPNNSYREFGRELFWHAVPHFRDLKYIRGKANTIIGLSYYLCAHPGDELIVNEINQLANALITAYQQNKDGDWHWFEDILTYDNAILPLALLHHYEVTGHAASYKTAMESIAFLNTFSFQNGYLNPVGNAGWLKKHGKNPVYDQQAIETMAMVLLYAKTFEITKNDQYLSLMHTSYEWFLGKNSLHIPLYDFETNGCADGLQFNSVNRNQGAESTLAYFISHLAILKAAEAEYETLLSPLVEADKCS from the coding sequence ATGAAAATCGCTTATATTTCTACATCCCTGCCGCGCGAGTGCGGTTTGGCAACATTTAACCACAACTTAGTTACTGCTTTAAGTTTAAATGGTGATTATGATCCGGTAAAAAGCTTTATTGTTGCACTTAACGAATCAGATAATATCGTTGAACATGTTTACGGAAAGGAAGTTAAATTTGTAATCAGGCAGCAAAACCAGCACGATTATATTGAGGCAGCCGATTTTATAAATAATAGTGAAGTTGATACCTGCATTATAGAGCACGAATTTGGAATATATGGTGGTAACAGTGGTGTGTTTTTATTATCTCTGGTAAACAGATTAAATAAACCTTTTATCATCATTTTGCATACGGTTTTAAAGGATCCTAATTTTATGCAGCTTACTATCCTCAAGGAGCTTGCGCGTAAATCGGCCAAAATTGTGGTGATGAGCAAAAAAGCGGTGATGTTTTTAACCAGCATTTACCAGATTCCTAAGGCAGCCATCCGCTTAATAGAACATGGTGTACCCGATTTAGAGCCAGCTACAAATAATGAAATTGCGGAAAACAGCCTGTTTAGAGACCGTAAAGTATTGTTTACTTTTGGTTTAATTAGCCGCAATAAAGGCCTAGAAACTGTAATTAAAGCCTTGCCTAAAATTGTAGAACAGCACCCGGAGGTTTTATATGTTATTTTAGGGAATACGCATCCTGGTGTAGTAAAACATAATGGCGAAGAGTACCGCAACAGTTTAAAAGCATTGGCAAAAAATTTAGGCGTAGAAAACAATATTACTTTTGTAAACAAATTTGTATCAGAAAATGAGTTACATCAGTATTTAACAGCCTGTAGCATCTACATTACTCCTTACTTAAATGAAGCACAAATTACCAGTGGCACCCTATCTTACGCCGTTGGTGCCGGTGCAGCCGTAGTTTCTACCCCATATTGGCATGCTCAGGAGCTATTGGCCGACAACCGGGGCAGATTATTTGATTTTAAAGATGACGCACATCTGTCCTCTATTGTAAATGAATTGCTAAGCGATAATGATACCTACCAGCAACTTAAACAAAATGCTTATGCTTATGGCTTAAATTTACGGTGGCCTGCTATTGGTAATGTATATCTTAAAACTTTACGAGAAGCATTAAATGAGGAAAAGAAACCCGAAAGAGCGATTCCTCCAATTATTGATGTAGAACGGATGCCCGTACTTAACCTGAGCCATATTGCATTATTGACAGATGATACCGGAATTATTCAGCATGCACGTTTTGGAATACCCAACCTAAAAGAAGGTTATTGCATTGATGATAACGCAAGAGCCTTAATTATGTCGCTAATGGCTTGCGAGTATGACAAGAACCCTAATGCATTAAAATTTATGCCGGTTTACCTCAGTTTTATCCAATACATGCAAACCGAAAATGGAAATTTCAGAAACTTTTTAAGCTTTAACAGAAAATACCTCGATGAAGTAGGCTCTGAAGATTCTTTCGGCCGCACCATTTGGGCGCTAGGTCACTTAATATGTAGTGCCCCAAACAATTCTTACCGCGAATTTGGAAGAGAACTTTTCTGGCATGCTGTTCCACATTTTAGAGATTTGAAATATATCCGTGGAAAAGCCAACACCATAATTGGCCTTTCTTACTACCTATGTGCACATCCCGGCGATGAACTGATAGTCAATGAAATTAACCAATTAGCCAACGCACTAATAACTGCCTACCAGCAAAACAAAGATGGCGACTGGCACTGGTTTGAGGATATTTTAACTTACGATAATGCCATTTTACCCCTGGCATTGTTGCACCACTATGAAGTTACCGGCCATGCAGCATCGTACAAAACTGCAATGGAAAGTATTGCATTTTTAAATACATTTTCTTTTCAGAATGGATACTTAAACCCGGTGGGAAATGCCGGATGGCTTAAAAAACATGGTAAAAATCCGGTTTACGATCAACAGGCTATTGAAACTATGGCTATGGTGTTGCTGTATGCCAAAACTTTCGAAATCACTAAAAACGATCAATATCTAAGTTTAATGCACACCAGCTACGAATGGTTTCTGGGTAAAAACAGTTTACACATTCCGTTATATGATTTTGAAACCAACGGTTGTGCGGATGGCCTGCAGTTTAACAGCGTAAACAGAAATCAGGGTGCAGAAAGTACTTTAGCTTATTTCATTTCACATTTGGCTATACTTAAAGCCGCAGAAGCCGAATATGAGACTTTATTATCGCCTTTAGTTGAAGCAGATAAGTGTAGTTAG
- a CDS encoding glycoside hydrolase family 130 protein, producing MRLYIERKPVKVYPDTKRVIARFFFNGEERALEVIKKVLLFSDEKVFSLVSPILQEYSKRHRNITKVLTRHCKKLKKQFTTLGTSFEHIDEYTRLLIGAYFTHEYSIESAAFFNPSIVEDPDQTDLVEGEKRVIISFRAVGEGHISSIVFRRALIDKNNNIQVLPVGNYVDEAEVVKNAIYAKKLFLKKAAYAQIDPSVLEEIEAKLDDRFEYTSLSNLIKDSKSLNKENPARLIEYDKILWLSDTYHTISFSKDTDISDRVIFPISEFERKGIEDARFVKFVRDDGKVLYYATYTAFDGSLIIPKLVQTEDFYEFKVIPLYGDGAQNKNLGLFPRKINGKFVMMSRIDGWNNYLMFSDKINVWENPILLKQPRYDWELVQIGNCGSPIETEKGWIVVTHGVGPMRRYCIGASLLDLEDPRKEIGHLKEPLIIPNGDEREGYVPNVVYSCGSIISNGELIIPYGLSDYSSSFATVNLELLLNRLLENN from the coding sequence ATGAGACTATATATTGAACGTAAGCCTGTTAAGGTTTATCCTGATACAAAAAGAGTTATTGCCCGTTTTTTTTTTAATGGAGAGGAACGTGCATTAGAAGTAATTAAAAAAGTATTGCTGTTTTCTGATGAAAAAGTATTTTCTCTGGTATCGCCAATACTGCAGGAATATTCTAAACGGCATAGAAACATAACCAAAGTTTTAACGCGACATTGTAAAAAACTAAAAAAGCAGTTTACCACACTCGGTACCTCGTTTGAGCATATTGACGAATATACACGCTTGCTGATTGGCGCTTACTTTACACACGAATATTCTATTGAATCGGCTGCTTTTTTTAATCCAAGCATAGTCGAAGATCCCGATCAAACCGATTTGGTTGAGGGAGAGAAAAGGGTAATCATCAGTTTTAGGGCTGTGGGCGAGGGGCATATATCTTCCATTGTTTTCCGCCGGGCTTTAATCGATAAAAATAATAATATTCAGGTTTTGCCTGTAGGCAATTATGTAGATGAGGCTGAAGTGGTAAAGAATGCCATTTATGCTAAAAAACTGTTTTTAAAAAAGGCTGCTTATGCACAGATCGATCCGTCTGTTTTGGAAGAAATTGAGGCTAAACTGGATGATAGATTTGAATATACCAGTTTAAGCAATCTCATCAAAGATTCTAAAAGCCTCAATAAAGAAAACCCTGCACGCTTAATCGAATATGATAAGATACTTTGGCTTTCAGATACTTACCATACCATCAGTTTTTCTAAAGATACCGATATTTCTGATCGTGTTATTTTTCCGATCTCGGAATTTGAACGCAAAGGCATTGAAGATGCCCGCTTTGTAAAATTTGTAAGAGACGACGGCAAGGTTTTATACTATGCCACTTATACTGCATTTGATGGTTCGCTGATTATACCCAAACTGGTGCAAACGGAGGATTTTTATGAATTCAAAGTTATTCCATTGTATGGTGATGGTGCGCAGAATAAAAACCTGGGATTGTTTCCACGAAAAATTAACGGAAAATTTGTGATGATGAGCCGCATTGATGGCTGGAATAATTACCTCATGTTTTCGGATAAGATTAACGTTTGGGAAAATCCGATTTTGTTAAAACAACCTCGTTATGACTGGGAGCTGGTTCAAATCGGTAATTGCGGCTCGCCAATTGAAACAGAAAAGGGTTGGATTGTAGTTACACACGGAGTGGGGCCTATGCGGCGGTATTGTATTGGTGCAAGTCTGCTCGATCTGGAAGATCCGAGGAAAGAAATCGGTCATTTAAAAGAGCCTTTAATTATACCTAATGGTGATGAGCGGGAAGGTTACGTACCCAATGTAGTCTATTCTTGTGGTTCCATTATCAGCAATGGCGAATTAATCATTCCTTACGGATTATCGGATTATAGTTCTTCGTTTGCTACTGTAAATTTAGAATTATTGCTGAACCGCTTACTTGAGAATAATTAG
- a CDS encoding sensor histidine kinase KdpD, whose translation MHSEKVVENNKSQYEALRLAKLMHYEILNTTAEYTFDRISHLAAGIFDAAGAGICFEGNASLFQKSIVGHPLVNPKLPLCNNVNVVTEGGSSIITAPLLTPEGYLLGVIYVSTVETIAPTEIQTKMLNLLAEMVMDKLESRMAMRNAFRAYDDRLHVLIHDLKNPMTTISLQSELMGRIPAIDDKAVLIAGKINSQSKKMVDSLNEILIPAKKAATGYKPEKAQIDLKEVLESVKLNFDLQLKNKGQSISINIYEPLLIFGDVNKLTVIFSQLVDNAIKFSPLGTEIKITHQSTATELTIAINDKGVGLTNEDLENTFIKFAPLSAAPTQKESSNGLGLITAGAFIDMHKGKLWAESDGKGLGATFYVKLPIR comes from the coding sequence ATGCACAGTGAAAAAGTAGTTGAAAATAACAAGTCCCAATACGAAGCGCTGCGCTTAGCTAAACTAATGCATTACGAAATTCTGAATACTACAGCCGAATATACTTTCGACAGAATATCCCATTTAGCTGCTGGTATATTTGACGCAGCCGGTGCAGGCATCTGTTTTGAGGGGAACGCATCGCTCTTCCAAAAATCGATAGTTGGTCATCCATTGGTTAATCCTAAATTGCCACTTTGCAATAATGTTAATGTTGTAACCGAAGGAGGCAGCTCCATCATAACCGCTCCGCTCCTAACTCCGGAAGGTTATCTGCTGGGCGTAATTTATGTTTCTACGGTTGAAACGATAGCGCCAACCGAAATACAAACAAAAATGCTCAACCTGCTGGCAGAAATGGTGATGGACAAACTGGAATCGAGAATGGCAATGCGTAATGCGTTCAGGGCTTATGATGATCGCCTGCACGTGCTTATCCATGACCTTAAAAACCCAATGACTACCATTTCCCTGCAATCGGAGTTGATGGGCAGAATACCTGCTATTGATGATAAGGCTGTATTAATTGCCGGTAAAATCAACTCGCAGTCGAAAAAAATGGTCGATAGCCTGAATGAAATTTTAATTCCGGCTAAAAAAGCTGCTACCGGATATAAACCAGAAAAAGCTCAGATTGATTTAAAAGAAGTACTGGAATCCGTAAAACTAAACTTCGATCTGCAGCTAAAAAACAAAGGCCAATCCATTTCGATCAATATTTATGAGCCCCTCTTAATATTTGGAGATGTAAATAAACTTACTGTAATTTTTAGCCAGCTGGTTGATAATGCGATTAAGTTTTCTCCATTGGGAACAGAAATCAAAATAACACATCAAAGCACTGCTACTGAGCTTACCATTGCCATTAATGACAAAGGTGTAGGCTTAACTAATGAAGACCTGGAAAATACTTTTATCAAATTTGCTCCATTGAGTGCCGCACCTACGCAAAAAGAAAGTAGCAACGGTCTTGGCTTAATTACGGCAGGTGCATTTATAGATATGCATAAAGGAAAATTATGGGCAGAAAGTGATGGCAAAGGTTTAGGTGCAACTTTTTATGTGAAACTACCGATTAGGTAA
- a CDS encoding metallophosphoesterase: MRKFLQRLLNNWIIRMSNKYGSRPNRRRIHGALNKLFRTIVKTPDKRGPVLEITEADRFIIFSDQHKGARDNADDFTLAEINYLKALEHYAINDFHYINLGDSEELWKNLMESVIRHNKKTFEAEKVFINKGMFTKIFGNHDLYWDNDPLSGFNLNRIYGKKIPIYEGAILRMPIGAQLLDIFLTHGHQGDLQSDGNWFSKWFVSTVWAPLQAYLQINPNTPAYDNQLKTAHNIMMYSWVATQTNKVLITGHTHQPVFASLTHLERIYLKLQQAKRDNSQEVIATLNAELVKQTRAGDKAPRFRKYKPNYFNSGCCCFNDGDITGIEIENGLIRLIKWSCHRTGQPQRIVLEEIKLELLVETDLPNR, translated from the coding sequence ATGCGCAAATTTCTTCAACGTTTATTGAACAATTGGATTATTCGCATGTCTAATAAATACGGCTCACGGCCCAACCGCAGGCGTATACATGGCGCATTAAACAAACTATTTAGAACCATTGTTAAAACACCCGACAAGCGTGGACCCGTTTTAGAAATTACCGAAGCAGACCGGTTTATCATCTTTTCCGACCAGCATAAAGGTGCTCGCGATAACGCTGACGATTTTACCCTTGCGGAAATAAACTATCTTAAAGCACTTGAACATTATGCCATAAACGATTTCCATTATATCAATTTAGGCGATAGTGAAGAGCTTTGGAAAAACTTGATGGAATCAGTTATCAGGCACAATAAAAAGACTTTCGAGGCGGAAAAGGTTTTTATAAATAAGGGGATGTTTACCAAAATATTTGGTAATCACGATTTGTATTGGGACAACGACCCGCTTTCAGGTTTTAACTTAAACAGGATTTACGGCAAAAAAATACCCATTTATGAGGGGGCTATATTGCGCATGCCTATTGGCGCTCAATTATTGGATATTTTTCTTACACATGGTCATCAGGGCGATTTGCAAAGTGATGGAAACTGGTTTAGTAAATGGTTTGTAAGTACAGTATGGGCTCCGCTGCAGGCTTATCTTCAAATTAACCCCAATACACCGGCATACGATAACCAACTTAAAACTGCACACAATATTATGATGTATAGCTGGGTGGCTACACAAACCAATAAAGTATTAATTACGGGGCATACACACCAACCCGTTTTTGCTTCATTAACACATTTAGAAAGAATTTATCTTAAGTTACAGCAAGCCAAAAGAGATAATAGCCAGGAAGTTATTGCAACCTTAAACGCAGAGCTGGTTAAGCAAACCCGGGCAGGTGATAAGGCTCCGAGGTTTAGGAAATATAAACCCAATTACTTTAACAGTGGCTGTTGCTGTTTCAATGATGGCGATATTACCGGGATAGAAATTGAAAATGGTTTAATCCGCTTAATTAAATGGTCGTGCCATAGAACGGGCCAGCCACAAAGAATTGTGCTCGAAGAAATTAAGCTTGAACTTTTAGTAGAAACAGATTTACCTAATCGGTAG
- a CDS encoding DUF763 domain-containing protein: MKRSGSADLPLHYGQVPPWLAQRMAKLGLAITEAILAEYGKAEVIRRLSSPFWFQSLGAVMGMDWHSSGITTSVMGALKKAINPLSKELGIYICGGKGKLSRETPNELLRVAEKTGLDGQMLVRSSKLSAKVDNTAIQDGFQLYLHNFILSSDGDWAVVQQGMSNFSGTARRYHWHSENLKSFVEEPHTGICGINQGQILNLTASAANPTREAIMGLTTETPTRMIAEIQKLVLPRHHEVKAKDINLKRLGSILWLTQEKRPSDFEELLLLEGIGPRTLQSMALVSEVIHGTPSRFTDPARFSFAHGGKDGHPFPVPVNVYDETIDFLRQTVEKAKIGNTDKQEAIKSLHRIAGNAEKDFVPNMEFEKVIEQERKNSWKYGGRTVFGKEKQSKDEQLKLF; this comes from the coding sequence TTGAAAAGATCAGGAAGCGCAGATTTACCTTTACATTATGGCCAGGTTCCACCCTGGTTGGCACAACGTATGGCCAAACTGGGTCTTGCGATAACTGAAGCTATTTTAGCTGAGTATGGCAAAGCAGAAGTAATACGGCGATTAAGCAGTCCGTTTTGGTTTCAGAGTTTAGGTGCAGTAATGGGCATGGACTGGCATTCATCGGGTATTACTACTTCCGTAATGGGTGCCTTGAAAAAAGCCATTAATCCACTTTCAAAAGAACTGGGCATTTACATTTGTGGTGGTAAAGGGAAGTTAAGCCGTGAAACTCCAAACGAACTTTTGCGCGTTGCAGAAAAAACCGGATTGGATGGACAAATGCTCGTGAGATCGAGCAAGCTTAGTGCAAAAGTTGATAATACGGCTATTCAGGATGGTTTTCAGCTTTACCTCCATAACTTTATTTTAAGCAGTGATGGCGATTGGGCCGTAGTGCAACAAGGGATGAGCAATTTCAGCGGCACAGCCAGACGCTACCATTGGCACTCTGAAAACTTAAAATCCTTTGTAGAAGAACCGCATACAGGGATTTGTGGAATTAACCAGGGCCAAATATTAAATTTAACCGCCTCTGCAGCCAATCCTACCCGAGAAGCCATAATGGGACTGACTACCGAAACACCTACCCGAATGATCGCCGAAATACAAAAACTGGTATTACCTAGGCACCATGAGGTGAAAGCAAAAGATATAAACCTAAAAAGATTGGGTAGTATTTTGTGGCTGACACAAGAGAAAAGACCAAGTGATTTTGAAGAGCTGCTCTTACTCGAAGGCATAGGACCCCGCACACTACAATCTATGGCGCTGGTGAGTGAGGTAATTCATGGAACGCCATCACGTTTTACCGATCCTGCCAGGTTTTCTTTTGCACATGGAGGTAAAGATGGTCACCCTTTTCCAGTTCCGGTAAATGTGTACGATGAAACCATAGACTTTTTACGCCAGACAGTTGAGAAGGCTAAAATTGGCAATACCGACAAACAAGAAGCCATAAAATCGCTGCATCGTATTGCCGGTAATGCAGAAAAAGACTTTGTGCCCAACATGGAATTTGAGAAGGTGATTGAGCAGGAAAGAAAAAACAGCTGGAAATACGGTGGAAGAACAGTGTTTGGTAAAGAGAAACAATCGAAGGATGAGCAGCTGAAGTTGTTTTAG